In Daucus carota subsp. sativus chromosome 4, DH1 v3.0, whole genome shotgun sequence, one DNA window encodes the following:
- the LOC108218962 gene encoding cysteine proteinase 15A — protein sequence MGQATHRFPMDHFLTFSLLSLLLSFAAAGDFSDDQLIRQVVPEEEQSVNLLNADHHFSLFKAKFGKSYSDEKEHDYRFSVFKANLLRAKRNQLLDPSAEHGVTQFSDLTPTEFKQRYLGLKTPAFLESAQKAPILPTNNLPEDFDWRDKGAVTGVKNQGSCGSCWSFSTTGALEGAHFLATGELISLSEQQLVDCDHECDQDGVCDAGCNGGLMNTAFQYTVKAGGLQLEKDYPYTGRDGKCQFDKNKIAASVANYSVVSVDEDQIAANLVKNGPLAVGINAAWMQTYVKGVSCPYICSKNRLDHGVLLVGYGAAGYAPIRFKEKPYWIIKNSWGESWGEDGYYKICRGQTHDICGVDSMVSTVAAFQSTSE from the exons ATGGGGCAAGCAACACACAGATTCCCAATGGATCACTTTTTAaccttctctctcctctctctacTCCTCTCCTTCGCCGCCGCCGGCGATTTTTCCGACGATCAATTGATCAGGCAAGTCGTGCCGGAGGAGGAACAATCCGTTAATCTCCTCAACGCCGATCATCACTTTTCGCTCTTTAAGGCTAAGTTCGGAAAGTCTTACAGTGATGAGAAAGAGCATGACTATAGATTCTCCGTGTTTAAGGCGAATCTACTCCGAGCGAAGAGGAATCAATTGCTTGATCCGTCGGCGGAGCACGGCGTGACGCAGTTTTCCGATCTGACGCCGACGGAGTTCAAACAGAGGTATCTTGGATTGAAGACACCGGCGTTTCTAGAAAGTGCTCAGAAGGCTCCGATTCTTCCGACGAATAATTTGCCCGAGGATTTTGATTGGAGAGATAAAGGCGCCGTCACTGGTGTTAAAAATCAG GGATCGTGTGGATCGTGCTGGTCGTTTAGTACCACTGGTGCGCTAGAAGGAGCTCACTTTCTTGCTACCGGGGAGCTTATTAGCCTCAGTGAGCAGCAGCTCGTTGACTGTGACCACGAG TGTGACCAAGATGGTGTATGCGATGCTGGGTGCAACGGTGGGTTGATGAATACTGCTTTCCAATACACAGTCAAGGCTGGCGGACTTCAACTCGAAAAAGATTATCCTTACACTGGGAGGGATGGCAAGTGCCAATTTGACAAGAACAAAATTGCTGCTTCTGTTGCTAATTACAGTGTGGTTTCTGTCGACGAGGATCAAATTGCAGCAAATCTGGTGAAAAATGGTCCTCTTGCAG TTGGCATCAATGCAGCATGGATGCAGACTTATGTGAAGGGAGTTTCGTGCCCATACATCTGTTCCAAGAACCGTTTGGATCATGGGGTGCTTCTGGTGGGGTATGGAGCTGCTGGATATGCTCCCATTCGCTTCAAGGAAAAGCCTTACTGGATCATTAAGAATTCATGGGGAGAAAGCTGGGGAGAAGATGGATACTACAAGATCTGCAGAGGCCAAACACATGACATTTGCGGGGTGGATTCTATGGTGTCTACAGTAGCAGCATTTCAATCTACTTCAGAGTAG